The proteins below are encoded in one region of Longimicrobium sp.:
- a CDS encoding UDP-N-acetylglucosamine--N-acetylmuramyl-(pentapeptide) pyrophosphoryl-undecaprenol N-acetylglucosamine transferase, with product MRPLRVLAVSGDSVGHLSHAVVVLGALAQRYDLDAAVALPADSRFRDWVERRGYPVHAVGSVGGTHRELSRADLARHAGTLAGATLRGAREGAALLERFRPDLVLGTGGRCSFAPMAAAALRGYPTLTVPHYALRRANRALAWMVDRTCLARAADTARFPRFLRPRLRVTRTPLRPEAFAPACARAARERLGLDPDRPVVALIGYSAGSPGTTRLFADAARRLRAERPDAQLVVQYGGHAPAGDDAEALAAPVVARPFFDDLLAVFPACDLVVSAAGETTLLEVCARGVPAVCVSVPDSPIGPHIRDLADDLVRAGAAVFLPPERLSGAALAGEVRRLLADGAERERMAAAARAAADPGAVDAIVEVIEELLAERGALSRPLEPALA from the coding sequence ATGAGACCGCTGCGCGTCCTGGCCGTCAGCGGCGACAGCGTGGGGCACCTGTCCCACGCCGTCGTCGTGCTGGGCGCGCTCGCGCAACGCTACGACCTGGACGCGGCGGTGGCGCTCCCCGCCGACTCGCGCTTCCGCGACTGGGTGGAGCGCCGGGGCTACCCCGTGCACGCGGTGGGGAGCGTGGGGGGGACGCACCGCGAGCTCTCCCGGGCCGACCTGGCCCGCCACGCGGGGACGCTGGCGGGCGCGACGCTCCGGGGCGCGCGCGAGGGGGCGGCGCTGCTGGAGCGCTTCCGGCCCGACCTGGTGCTGGGCACGGGCGGGCGGTGCTCGTTCGCGCCGATGGCGGCGGCGGCGCTGCGCGGGTATCCCACGCTCACCGTCCCGCACTACGCGCTGCGCCGGGCCAACCGGGCGCTGGCCTGGATGGTGGACCGCACCTGCCTGGCGCGCGCGGCCGACACGGCCCGCTTCCCCCGCTTCCTGCGCCCGCGCCTGAGGGTCACCCGCACGCCGCTGCGCCCCGAGGCGTTCGCGCCCGCGTGCGCCCGCGCCGCGCGCGAGCGGCTGGGGCTGGACCCGGACCGCCCCGTCGTCGCCCTCATCGGCTACAGCGCCGGGTCGCCGGGGACCACGCGGCTCTTCGCCGACGCCGCCCGGCGCCTGCGCGCGGAGCGGCCCGACGCGCAGCTGGTGGTCCAGTACGGCGGGCACGCCCCGGCCGGGGACGACGCGGAGGCGCTCGCCGCCCCGGTGGTGGCGCGCCCCTTCTTCGACGACCTGCTCGCGGTGTTCCCCGCCTGCGACCTGGTGGTGAGCGCGGCGGGGGAGACCACGCTGCTGGAGGTGTGCGCGCGCGGCGTCCCCGCCGTCTGCGTCTCCGTACCCGACTCCCCGATCGGGCCGCACATCCGCGACCTGGCCGACGACCTGGTGCGCGCCGGGGCCGCCGTCTTCCTCCCGCCGGAGCGCCTCTCCGGCGCGGCGTTGGCGGGGGAAGTCCGCCGGCTGCTGGCCGACGGCGCCGAGCGGGAGCGCATGGCCGCCGCCGCGCGCGCCGCGGCCGACCCGGGCGCCGTCGACGCCATCGTAGAGGTGATCGAGGAGCTGCTGGCCGAGCGCGGCGCGCTCTCGCGGCCCCTGGAGCCGGCCCTGGCATGA
- a CDS encoding DegT/DnrJ/EryC1/StrS family aminotransferase, with the protein MSNMIPLVELTQQYRELKDELLPALEGVMAGAQFILGDEVARFEEEFAAFCGAGHCIGVASGLDAITLALRAAGVGPGDEVITAANTFIASALGITHAGATPVLVDAREDDFNLDPELVEAAITPRTKAILPVHLYGQTARMEEILEIARRRGLKVIEDACQAHGALHGGRRAGAIGDAGCFSFYPGKNLGAYGDGGAVVTNDGELADRLRRDRNYGSRVKYVHETLGMNSRLDTMQAAVLRVKLRRLEGWNERRRELAGLYRELLAEADVALPEALPGREHVWHLFVVRHPERDRLLKELHARGVGAGIHYPIPIHLQEAYRGIRTFPEGAPVSTRLSAEVLSLPLYPEMTEEQVTRVAEAVLECAPGAALVAVT; encoded by the coding sequence ATGTCGAATATGATCCCGCTGGTGGAGCTGACCCAGCAGTACCGCGAGCTGAAGGACGAGCTGCTCCCCGCGCTGGAGGGCGTGATGGCGGGGGCGCAGTTCATCCTGGGCGACGAGGTCGCCCGCTTCGAGGAGGAGTTCGCCGCCTTCTGCGGCGCCGGGCACTGCATCGGCGTGGCCTCGGGGCTCGACGCCATCACGCTGGCGTTGCGCGCCGCGGGCGTGGGGCCCGGCGACGAGGTGATCACCGCCGCCAACACCTTCATCGCCTCGGCGCTGGGGATCACGCACGCCGGCGCCACGCCCGTGCTGGTGGACGCGCGCGAGGACGACTTCAACCTCGACCCCGAGCTGGTCGAGGCCGCCATCACCCCGCGCACGAAGGCGATCCTCCCCGTGCACCTGTACGGGCAGACGGCGCGGATGGAGGAGATCCTGGAGATCGCCCGCCGCCGCGGCCTGAAGGTGATCGAGGACGCCTGCCAGGCGCACGGCGCGCTGCACGGCGGCCGGCGCGCCGGTGCCATCGGCGACGCGGGGTGCTTCTCCTTCTACCCGGGGAAGAACCTGGGCGCGTACGGCGACGGCGGCGCGGTGGTGACGAACGACGGGGAGCTCGCCGACCGGCTCCGCCGCGACCGCAACTACGGCTCGCGGGTCAAGTACGTGCACGAGACGCTGGGGATGAACAGCCGCCTCGACACCATGCAGGCGGCGGTGCTGCGGGTGAAGCTGCGCCGGCTGGAAGGCTGGAACGAGCGCCGCCGCGAGCTGGCCGGGCTCTACCGCGAGCTGCTGGCGGAGGCCGACGTCGCCCTCCCCGAGGCGCTCCCCGGGCGCGAGCACGTGTGGCACCTCTTCGTCGTCCGCCACCCGGAGCGCGACCGGCTGCTGAAGGAGCTGCACGCGCGCGGCGTGGGCGCCGGCATCCACTACCCGATCCCGATCCACCTCCAGGAGGCGTACCGCGGGATCCGCACCTTCCCCGAGGGCGCGCCGGTCTCCACGCGGCTCTCGGCCGAGGTGCTCTCGCTCCCGCTCTACCCGGAGATGACGGAGGAGCAGGTGACTCGCGTGGCGGAAGCGGTGCTGGAGTGCGCGCCGGGCGCCGCGCTCGTGGCGGTGACATGA
- a CDS encoding acyltransferase, which produces METLIGPAAGARRLPSAGTLLTPADCGGGDWDPGVLVGYFPERRVASLELALGPGSRLRSGTIVYAGSRIGRGLQTGHNVILREESEIGDDVAVWSNTVVDYGCRIGSRVKIHCNVYVPQFTVIEDDVFIAPGCTFANDVHPGCACADPASFRGPVIRRGARIGVNVTITPGVEIGAYALVGSGSVVTRDVPPGTVVVGSPARVLRRTSELRCRDGSAAYPDDPRLTDDA; this is translated from the coding sequence ATGGAGACCCTGATCGGCCCGGCGGCCGGCGCGCGCCGGCTGCCCTCGGCCGGGACCCTGCTCACCCCCGCCGACTGCGGCGGGGGCGACTGGGACCCCGGCGTGCTGGTGGGCTACTTCCCCGAGCGGCGCGTGGCCTCGCTCGAGCTGGCGCTGGGTCCCGGCTCGCGGCTGCGCTCGGGCACCATCGTGTACGCCGGCAGCCGCATCGGGCGCGGGCTGCAGACCGGCCACAACGTGATCCTGCGCGAGGAGAGCGAGATCGGCGACGACGTGGCGGTGTGGAGCAACACCGTGGTCGACTACGGCTGCAGGATCGGCAGCCGGGTCAAGATCCACTGCAACGTCTACGTCCCGCAGTTCACGGTGATCGAGGACGACGTCTTCATCGCCCCGGGGTGCACCTTCGCCAACGACGTGCACCCGGGGTGCGCCTGCGCCGACCCGGCCTCCTTCCGCGGGCCCGTCATCCGCCGCGGGGCGCGCATCGGCGTGAACGTCACCATCACCCCCGGCGTCGAGATCGGCGCCTACGCCCTGGTGGGCTCGGGGAGCGTGGTCACCCGCGACGTGCCGCCGGGCACGGTCGTCGTCGGCAGCCCCGCCCGCGTGCTGCGCCGGACTTCCGAGCTGCGCTGCCGGGATGGTAGCGCGGCGTACCCCGACGACCCCCGTCTCACGGACGACGCCTGA